A window of Bradyrhizobium sp. AZCC 1610 contains these coding sequences:
- the thiE gene encoding thiamine phosphate synthase translates to MPYPDKFYPVVHNVAWVTRLALLGAGTIQLRAKDLNESEALQIVTDALEAIKGTPAKLVVNDYWRAAIVAGAKHLHLGQEDLADADLGEIRKAGLTLGISTHDDEELATALAAKPDYIALGPIFPTTLKSMRFAPQGIAKITEWKKRIGDIPLVAIGGIKFEQSAEIFAAGADSIAVVSDVTQHADPDARVRQWLGHSAEAA, encoded by the coding sequence ATGCCGTATCCTGATAAATTTTATCCCGTCGTTCACAACGTCGCCTGGGTGACGCGGCTGGCGCTGCTCGGCGCCGGCACCATCCAGTTGCGCGCCAAGGACCTCAATGAGTCAGAGGCGCTGCAGATCGTGACCGACGCGCTGGAGGCCATCAAGGGCACGCCGGCAAAACTCGTGGTCAACGATTACTGGCGCGCGGCGATCGTCGCCGGCGCAAAGCACCTGCATCTCGGCCAGGAAGACCTTGCCGATGCCGACCTCGGTGAAATCCGTAAAGCAGGATTGACGCTCGGCATCTCCACCCATGATGACGAGGAGCTGGCGACCGCGCTTGCAGCGAAGCCGGACTATATCGCGCTCGGCCCGATTTTTCCGACCACGCTGAAATCGATGCGCTTCGCGCCGCAGGGCATTGCAAAGATCACCGAGTGGAAGAAGCGCATCGGCGACATCCCGCTGGTCGCGATCGGCGGCATCAAGTTCGAACAATCGGCCGAGATTTTTGCCGCGGGTGCGGACTCCATCGCCGTCGTCAGCGACGTCACCCAGCACGCCGACCCGGATGCGCGGGTGCGGCAGTGGCTGGGCCACAGCGCGGAGGCCGCGTGA
- the thiC gene encoding phosphomethylpyrimidine synthase ThiC, with product MNIRSNPDTTLPAVTTGPLPSSRKIFATPDAAPDLRVPLREIILSEGAGEPNLPVYDTSGPYTDPTVTIDVNAGLSRSRIEWVKERGGVEEYQGREIKPEDNGNVGASHAAKAFTAHHKPLRGLDGHKITQLEFARAGIITKEMIYVAERENLGRKAQLERAEAALADGESFGAEVPAFVTPEFVRSEIARGRAIIPCNINHAELEPMIIGRNFLTKINANIGNSAVTSSVEEEVDKMVWAIRWGADTVMDLSTGRNIHTTREWILRNAPIPIGTVPIYQALEKCEGDPVKLTWELYKDTLIEQCEQGVDYFTIHAGVRLPYIHLTANRVTGIVSRGGSIMAKWCLAHHKESFLYTHFDEICDLMRKYDVSFSLGDGLRPGSIADANDRAQFAELETLGELTKIAWDKGCQVMIEGPGHVPMHKIKINMDKQLKECGEAPFYTLGPLTTDIAPGYDHITSGIGAAMIGWFGCAMLCYVTPKEHLGLPDRNDVKVGVITYKIAAHASDLAKGHPAAQLRDDALSRARFDFRWTDQFNLGLDPDTAKSFHDETLPKEAHKVAHFCSMCGPKFCSMKITQDVRDYAATLNDPAGVGMSVSGTIEDGMAAMSQKFKEMGSDLYLDAEKVRESNRVL from the coding sequence ATGAACATTCGCTCTAACCCCGACACCACCCTGCCCGCCGTCACTACCGGGCCCCTTCCCTCATCGCGCAAAATCTTTGCAACGCCGGACGCCGCGCCCGACCTGCGCGTGCCCCTGCGCGAGATCATTTTGAGCGAAGGCGCCGGCGAGCCGAACCTGCCGGTGTACGACACCTCGGGCCCCTATACCGATCCGACTGTGACCATCGACGTCAACGCCGGCCTGTCGCGCAGCCGCATCGAATGGGTGAAGGAGCGCGGCGGCGTCGAGGAATATCAGGGCCGCGAGATCAAGCCGGAGGACAACGGCAATGTCGGCGCGTCGCATGCCGCAAAGGCCTTCACCGCGCACCACAAACCCTTACGCGGCCTCGACGGCCACAAGATCACCCAGCTCGAATTCGCTCGCGCCGGGATCATCACCAAAGAGATGATCTACGTCGCCGAGCGCGAAAACCTCGGCCGGAAAGCACAGCTCGAACGCGCCGAAGCAGCCCTTGCCGACGGCGAAAGCTTTGGCGCCGAGGTCCCCGCCTTCGTCACGCCGGAGTTCGTGCGCTCCGAGATCGCGCGCGGCAGGGCCATCATTCCCTGCAACATCAACCACGCCGAACTCGAGCCGATGATCATCGGCCGCAATTTTCTCACCAAGATCAACGCCAATATCGGCAACTCCGCCGTTACCTCGTCGGTGGAAGAAGAGGTCGACAAGATGGTGTGGGCGATCCGCTGGGGGGCCGACACCGTGATGGACCTCTCCACGGGCCGCAACATCCACACCACGCGCGAGTGGATCTTGCGCAACGCGCCGATCCCGATCGGCACCGTTCCGATCTACCAGGCGCTGGAGAAGTGCGAAGGCGATCCGGTCAAACTGACCTGGGAGCTCTACAAGGACACGCTGATCGAGCAATGCGAACAGGGCGTCGACTATTTCACCATCCACGCCGGCGTGCGCCTGCCCTACATCCACCTCACCGCCAACCGCGTCACCGGCATCGTGTCGCGCGGCGGCTCGATCATGGCGAAGTGGTGCCTGGCGCATCACAAGGAAAGCTTCCTCTATACGCACTTCGACGAGATCTGCGATCTCATGCGCAAGTATGACGTCTCGTTCTCGCTCGGCGACGGCCTGCGCCCCGGCTCGATCGCCGACGCCAACGACCGCGCGCAGTTTGCGGAGTTGGAGACGCTCGGCGAGCTGACGAAGATCGCGTGGGACAAGGGCTGTCAGGTGATGATCGAAGGCCCCGGCCATGTGCCGATGCACAAGATCAAGATCAACATGGACAAGCAGCTCAAGGAGTGCGGCGAAGCCCCGTTCTATACGTTGGGCCCGCTGACCACCGACATCGCGCCGGGCTACGACCACATCACCTCAGGGATCGGTGCGGCCATGATCGGCTGGTTCGGCTGCGCCATGCTCTGCTACGTCACCCCGAAGGAGCATCTCGGCCTCCCCGACCGCAACGACGTCAAGGTCGGCGTCATCACCTACAAGATCGCCGCCCACGCCTCTGACTTGGCCAAGGGCCACCCCGCCGCGCAACTGCGCGACGACGCCCTCTCCCGCGCCCGCTTCGACTTCCGCTGGACCGACCAATTCAACCTCGGCCTCGATCCGGACACGGCAAAGAGCTTCCACGACGAAACGCTGCCGAAGGAAGCCCACAAGGTCGCGCACTTCTGCTCGATGTGCGGGCCGAAGTTCTGTTCGATGAAGATCACGCAGGATGTGCGGGATTATGCGGCGACGCTGAACGATCCGGCGGGTGTGGGGATGTCGGTGAGCGGGACCATCGAGGACGGCATGGCAGCGATGTCGCAGAAGTTCAAGGAGATGGGGAGCGATCTCTACCTGGATGCGGAGAAGGTGAGGGAGAGCAATCGGGTGTTGTGA
- a CDS encoding alkene reductase, producing the protein MSQTKLFEPFKLGPIALPNRLVMAPLTRNRAVPPGMVPSPLAIDYYRQRASAGLLVTEASQVSQQGQGYQDTPGIYSKAQVEGWRKVTDRVHENGGRIFIQIWHVGRISHSTLQPGGGKPVAPSAIRAKGKTFVNGTFTEISEPRALELSEIPGIIEDFKRGTENALAAGFDGVEIHGANGYLLDQFAKDGTNKRTDAYGGGIENRAKLMLEVSKVVAAVAGPERTGIRISPVTPANDVSDSNPQPLFDHIVDQLSALKLTYIHVIEGATGGPRDIAPFDYASLRKRFKQAYVANNGYDFDLATKVLEAGAADLIAFGKPFISNPDLVERLKKGAPLNEWDKATFYGGGAKGYTDYPTLGAAQAAE; encoded by the coding sequence ATGAGCCAGACCAAACTGTTCGAGCCCTTCAAGCTTGGCCCGATAGCGCTTCCCAACCGCCTCGTGATGGCGCCGCTGACCCGCAACCGCGCGGTGCCGCCCGGCATGGTGCCGAGCCCGCTCGCGATCGACTATTACCGTCAGCGCGCCTCCGCAGGCCTTCTGGTCACCGAAGCGAGTCAGGTTTCGCAGCAGGGCCAGGGCTACCAGGATACGCCCGGCATCTATTCGAAGGCGCAGGTCGAAGGCTGGCGCAAGGTCACCGACCGCGTGCACGAAAACGGCGGGCGCATCTTCATCCAGATCTGGCATGTCGGCCGCATCTCGCACTCGACGTTGCAGCCCGGCGGCGGCAAGCCGGTGGCGCCATCCGCGATCCGCGCCAAGGGCAAGACTTTTGTGAACGGCACCTTCACCGAAATCTCCGAGCCGCGCGCGCTCGAGCTGTCGGAGATTCCTGGCATCATCGAGGATTTCAAGCGCGGCACCGAGAATGCGCTGGCGGCCGGCTTCGACGGCGTCGAAATTCATGGGGCCAACGGCTACCTGCTCGACCAGTTCGCCAAGGACGGCACCAACAAGCGCACCGATGCTTACGGCGGAGGAATCGAGAACCGCGCCAAGCTGATGCTGGAGGTTTCGAAGGTGGTGGCTGCCGTCGCCGGCCCCGAACGCACCGGCATCCGCATCTCGCCGGTGACGCCCGCCAACGACGTCTCCGATAGCAACCCGCAGCCGCTGTTCGATCACATCGTCGATCAACTCAGCGCCCTGAAGCTGACCTACATCCACGTCATCGAAGGCGCGACCGGCGGCCCGCGCGACATCGCGCCGTTCGACTATGCGTCCTTGCGCAAGCGCTTCAAGCAGGCTTACGTCGCCAACAACGGCTACGATTTCGATCTCGCGACGAAAGTGCTCGAGGCCGGCGCGGCCGATCTCATCGCGTTCGGAAAACCGTTCATCTCGAACCCGGACCTGGTCGAGCGCCTGAAGAAGGGCGCACCGCTGAACGAGTGGGACAAGGCGACGTTCTACGGCGGCGGCGCCAAGGGCTATACGGATTATCCGACGCTCGGCGCGGCGCAGGCGGCGGAGTAG
- a CDS encoding DUF6602 domain-containing protein, giving the protein MITKFADLLQQFQDKKLGEIQGQDITHKLTIGEMFEGVTAQITNRALPPVPDLRVERGFVRGPNGELSREVDCMVVTGSGAPVPNTSKYVYRIDQVICVLEVKKTLNASEVRDARDKLAIVAKMAREFHLEKKTPVKFDRAALSFSLITGKHVGSLSDFRRLSPSLQAIFNLIATETLLPLRIIYSFGGYKTESGLRTAVVEACEQEGRASIDLEGFPDQVICGSFSVLKAAGNPYCLSTDDNQWSVVVSCSESPIRIMLELIWEKLSTLANAGVFFNDDLRPEKLKPLLMTEWDTSDRKPILRHMDYSEKQLAQYNKEKAPWEPSSLNDTEATVLMHLNQLGPTDLNDSQFLSFCASEGTSGNSIAKSLLQKRLVSERDGKIFPIHDPIIIHYMPTGEAYASFDQRLLASWLEERLRSSQN; this is encoded by the coding sequence GTGATTACTAAGTTTGCTGATCTTCTCCAACAGTTCCAGGATAAGAAGCTTGGAGAAATCCAAGGTCAGGACATAACTCACAAGCTGACTATAGGCGAGATGTTCGAGGGAGTGACTGCCCAAATCACAAATCGAGCCTTGCCACCTGTGCCGGATCTAAGAGTGGAGCGCGGCTTTGTTCGTGGACCGAATGGGGAACTAAGCCGCGAAGTAGATTGCATGGTCGTGACCGGATCGGGAGCGCCTGTGCCAAATACATCGAAGTACGTCTATCGGATCGACCAGGTGATTTGCGTTCTTGAAGTCAAGAAGACGCTAAATGCCAGCGAAGTTCGCGACGCTCGAGACAAACTGGCTATCGTCGCCAAAATGGCTCGCGAGTTTCATCTAGAAAAGAAAACTCCCGTTAAATTTGACCGCGCGGCTTTGTCGTTCTCTCTGATTACAGGCAAGCACGTAGGTAGTCTTTCGGACTTCCGGCGCTTGTCGCCTTCATTGCAGGCTATCTTTAATCTAATTGCTACTGAGACGCTTCTTCCGTTGCGGATCATTTATTCATTTGGGGGATATAAGACGGAGAGTGGGTTGCGAACGGCAGTTGTCGAAGCGTGTGAACAAGAGGGCAGGGCATCGATTGATTTGGAGGGATTTCCTGATCAAGTAATTTGCGGCTCATTTAGCGTTTTGAAGGCCGCGGGCAATCCATACTGTCTCTCAACGGACGACAATCAATGGTCGGTCGTAGTTTCGTGCAGTGAATCACCGATCAGAATTATGTTGGAGCTGATTTGGGAGAAGTTATCGACGCTTGCAAATGCTGGAGTGTTCTTCAATGACGACTTGCGGCCCGAAAAATTGAAGCCGCTGCTTATGACCGAGTGGGATACATCTGATCGAAAGCCAATTTTGAGACACATGGATTATTCGGAGAAGCAGCTAGCGCAGTACAACAAGGAGAAGGCTCCATGGGAGCCATCAAGCTTGAATGATACTGAGGCAACCGTTCTGATGCATCTCAACCAGCTTGGCCCGACTGACTTAAACGACAGTCAATTTCTATCGTTTTGCGCGAGCGAGGGTACGAGCGGCAATTCTATTGCCAAGTCTCTCCTCCAGAAGAGGCTTGTCTCGGAGAGGGACGGGAAGATCTTCCCCATTCATGACCCGATCATTATTCACTATATGCCTACCGGAGAAGCTTATGCTTCATTCGATCAGCGTCTTTTAGCTTCATGGCTGGAAGAGCGGCTCCGCTCATCGCAGAACTGA
- a CDS encoding thiazole synthase translates to MLNFYGKTFSSRLLIGTALYPSPAIMQDAIRASGANIVTVSLRRESAGGKTGDAFWSLIRELGVTVLPNTAGCRSVREAVTTAKLARELFATPWIKLEVIADNDTLQPDVVGLVEAAAILIKDGFEVFPYCTEDLSVAMRLVDAGCKVVMPWAAPIGSAKGITNRDALKLMRERLPDITLVVDAGLGAPSHAAHALELGYDAVLLNTAIAKAADPVAMANAFRLGVEAGRTAYEAGLMEARDFASPSTPVIGTPFWHAVS, encoded by the coding sequence ATGCTGAACTTCTACGGCAAGACCTTCTCCTCCCGCCTGCTGATCGGCACGGCGCTCTACCCCTCGCCCGCGATCATGCAGGACGCGATCCGCGCGTCGGGGGCCAACATCGTCACTGTGTCGCTGCGGCGCGAATCTGCCGGCGGCAAGACCGGCGATGCGTTCTGGTCGCTGATCCGCGAGCTCGGCGTCACGGTGCTGCCGAACACCGCCGGCTGCCGCAGCGTGCGCGAGGCGGTGACCACCGCAAAGCTGGCGCGCGAGCTTTTCGCCACGCCCTGGATCAAGCTGGAGGTGATCGCCGACAACGATACGCTGCAGCCCGACGTGGTCGGCCTGGTCGAGGCCGCCGCCATCCTGATCAAGGACGGCTTTGAAGTATTCCCCTATTGCACCGAAGACCTTTCGGTCGCGATGCGGCTGGTCGATGCGGGGTGCAAGGTGGTGATGCCGTGGGCCGCGCCGATCGGCAGCGCCAAGGGCATCACCAACCGCGACGCGCTAAAACTGATGCGCGAGCGCCTGCCTGACATCACGCTGGTGGTCGACGCCGGCTTAGGGGCGCCGTCGCATGCGGCCCACGCGCTCGAACTCGGCTACGACGCGGTGCTGCTCAACACGGCCATTGCAAAAGCCGCCGACCCCGTCGCGATGGCCAATGCGTTCCGCCTCGGCGTCGAAGCCGGCCGCACCGCCTATGAGGCCGGGTTGATGGAAGCCCGCGACTTCGCCTCGCCTTCAACCCCTGTGATCGGGACACCGTTCTGGCATGCCGTATCCTGA
- a CDS encoding SPFH domain-containing protein: MTGQQFDYFCLHLLIEMVMTYFRRRKSQEKSKEKNRHHGVSNKIKNTAGGRKNVGELLGSIAFSLIVIAVIAGAWAWISTLFRKGIMALLGFDRVCVQQFETVLLYRNGRFERALPPGLHRIRAGSRQLARIDRRPEVFRFAQGAVSADRIVVNLVYVARTQIVDPRAAFESTQNYRDEISIRLQSVVKAVCSRKPRLEIQMDHQSFSNSAQKAANQVLRAIGCECLTFELLQVDAAGPIAELDDRRMGFAAE, encoded by the coding sequence ATGACCGGGCAACAGTTCGATTATTTTTGTTTACATCTTCTGATTGAAATGGTGATGACTTATTTTCGACGCAGGAAAAGCCAAGAAAAAAGCAAAGAGAAGAACCGGCATCACGGCGTCTCCAACAAGATAAAAAACACTGCAGGGGGAAGGAAAAACGTGGGTGAGCTTCTGGGGTCAATAGCATTTTCCTTGATCGTCATCGCCGTGATCGCCGGCGCCTGGGCCTGGATTTCGACGCTGTTCAGGAAGGGGATCATGGCGCTGCTCGGCTTCGATCGGGTCTGTGTGCAGCAGTTTGAAACCGTCCTGCTCTACCGGAACGGCCGGTTTGAAAGGGCCCTGCCCCCCGGCCTGCACCGGATCCGCGCCGGCAGCCGCCAACTGGCGCGGATCGACAGACGCCCCGAGGTGTTTCGATTTGCGCAAGGTGCCGTTTCCGCCGACCGGATTGTGGTCAACCTCGTCTATGTCGCCCGGACTCAGATCGTCGATCCCAGGGCAGCTTTCGAAAGCACGCAGAACTACCGGGACGAGATATCCATCCGGCTGCAATCGGTCGTGAAGGCGGTATGCAGCCGCAAACCTCGCCTCGAAATTCAGATGGATCATCAGAGCTTCAGCAATAGCGCGCAGAAGGCCGCCAACCAGGTGCTTCGCGCCATCGGTTGCGAATGCCTGACCTTCGAACTGCTGCAGGTCGATGCCGCGGGGCCCATCGCGGAATTGGACGACAGGCGAATGGGATTTGCGGCGGAATAG
- a CDS encoding ABC transporter substrate-binding protein — translation MTSAAALIAASVTMAAAPALADDAVNQRWIDSEFQPSTLSKADQLKELQWFEKAAAPFKGMEINVVSETITTHEYESRTLAKAFTEITGIKVKHDLIQEGDVVEKLQTQMQSGKNVYDGWINDSDLIGTHFRYGQTVILSDYMTGEGKDVTNPQLDVNDFIGKSFTTGPDGKLYQLPDQQFANLYWFRYDWFSNPDYKAKFKAKYGYDLGVPVNWSAYEDIAEFFTNDIKEINGVKVYGHMDYGKKDPSLGWRFTDAWLSMAGNGDKGIPNGKPVDEWGIRMEGCRPVGSSVERGGDTNGPAAVYSITKYLDWMKKYAPPQAQGMTFSESGPVPAQGAIAQQIFWYTAFTADMVKPGIAVVNADGTPKWRMAPSPHGSYWKEGMKLGYQDAGSSTLLKSTPPDRRKAAWLYLQFINSKTVSLKKSHVGLTFVRESDIWDKSFTERAPKLGGLIEFYRSPARVQWTPTGNNVPDYPKLAQLWWQNIGDASSGAKTPQAAMDALAAAQDSVLERLEKSGVQKECGPKLNKKETAEFWFAKAEKDKTIAPARKLANEKPKGETVDYDALIKSWPATPPKRAEAK, via the coding sequence ATGACCAGCGCGGCTGCGCTGATCGCGGCATCGGTCACCATGGCCGCCGCACCCGCACTTGCGGACGACGCCGTCAATCAAAGGTGGATTGACAGCGAATTCCAGCCCTCGACCCTGTCGAAGGCCGACCAGTTGAAGGAGCTGCAGTGGTTCGAAAAGGCCGCAGCGCCGTTCAAGGGAATGGAAATCAACGTCGTCTCGGAAACCATCACGACGCACGAGTATGAATCGCGGACGCTGGCGAAGGCCTTCACCGAAATCACCGGCATCAAGGTCAAGCACGACCTGATCCAGGAAGGCGACGTCGTTGAAAAGCTCCAGACTCAGATGCAGTCCGGCAAGAACGTCTATGACGGCTGGATCAACGATAGCGACCTGATCGGAACGCACTTCCGCTACGGCCAGACCGTGATCCTGTCGGACTACATGACCGGCGAGGGCAAGGACGTCACCAACCCGCAGCTCGACGTCAACGACTTCATCGGAAAATCCTTCACCACGGGCCCGGACGGCAAGCTCTATCAGCTTCCAGACCAGCAGTTCGCGAACCTCTATTGGTTCCGCTACGACTGGTTCTCCAATCCGGACTACAAGGCCAAGTTCAAGGCCAAATACGGCTACGATCTCGGCGTTCCCGTGAACTGGTCGGCCTACGAAGACATCGCCGAGTTCTTCACCAACGACATCAAGGAGATCAACGGCGTCAAGGTCTATGGCCACATGGACTACGGCAAGAAGGATCCCTCGCTCGGCTGGCGTTTCACCGACGCCTGGCTGTCGATGGCCGGCAACGGCGACAAGGGCATCCCCAACGGTAAGCCGGTCGACGAATGGGGCATCCGCATGGAAGGCTGCCGTCCGGTCGGCTCAAGCGTCGAGCGCGGCGGCGACACCAACGGTCCGGCTGCGGTCTACTCCATCACCAAATATCTTGACTGGATGAAGAAGTATGCCCCGCCGCAGGCGCAAGGCATGACCTTCTCCGAATCGGGACCGGTGCCGGCACAAGGTGCGATCGCCCAGCAGATCTTCTGGTACACCGCCTTCACCGCCGACATGGTGAAGCCGGGTATTGCAGTCGTGAACGCGGACGGCACGCCGAAGTGGCGCATGGCGCCGTCGCCGCACGGCTCGTACTGGAAAGAGGGCATGAAGCTCGGCTACCAGGACGCCGGCTCCTCCACGCTCCTGAAGTCGACCCCGCCCGATCGCCGCAAGGCGGCCTGGCTCTATCTGCAGTTCATCAACTCCAAGACGGTGTCCTTGAAGAAGAGCCATGTCGGTCTCACCTTCGTTCGTGAGTCCGATATCTGGGACAAGTCGTTCACCGAGCGTGCGCCGAAGCTCGGCGGCCTGATCGAGTTCTACCGCTCGCCCGCGCGCGTGCAGTGGACCCCGACCGGCAACAACGTGCCCGACTATCCGAAGCTCGCGCAATTGTGGTGGCAGAACATCGGCGATGCGTCGTCGGGAGCGAAGACGCCGCAGGCGGCGATGGATGCGCTGGCCGCAGCGCAGGACTCGGTGCTCGAACGTCTCGAAAAGTCCGGCGTGCAGAAAGAGTGCGGGCCGAAGCTGAACAAGAAGGAGACGGCCGAGTTCTGGTTCGCCAAGGCGGAGAAGGACAAGACCATCGCGCCGGCCCGCAAGCTGGCGAACGAGAAGCCGAAGGGCGAGACCGTCGACTACGACGCGCTGATCAAGTCGTGGCCGGCTACGCCGCCCAAGCGGGCAGAGGCGAAGTAA
- a CDS encoding SAM-dependent methyltransferase, translating into MSKVLGEYFHTVRASDAYDYQYGELLDFVTMSTNEESYDWIITNPPFRLAEEFVLRALSEARKGVAILARSVFLESVGRYDAIFRDIPPTKFAQFSERVPMVRGRLDRKASTATGYAWLVWEKERGSTQLPRLMWIPPCRKRLERAGDYENPLRPGARGDAVGMLGSLL; encoded by the coding sequence ATGTCGAAGGTGCTAGGCGAATATTTTCATACGGTCAGGGCATCTGACGCTTACGATTACCAATATGGGGAGCTTCTTGACTTTGTGACGATGTCCACCAACGAAGAATCTTATGATTGGATAATCACCAATCCGCCCTTCCGGCTTGCTGAAGAGTTCGTTCTGCGGGCTTTAAGTGAGGCTCGCAAGGGAGTCGCCATTTTGGCGCGCAGTGTGTTCTTGGAAAGTGTAGGTCGATACGACGCGATATTTCGTGATATTCCACCGACAAAATTTGCGCAGTTCAGCGAACGGGTTCCGATGGTGAGAGGGCGCCTCGATAGGAAAGCCTCGACAGCAACCGGCTACGCTTGGCTAGTGTGGGAAAAGGAGAGGGGGTCGACGCAACTTCCTCGCCTGATGTGGATTCCTCCATGTCGAAAGCGGTTAGAGCGCGCAGGGGATTACGAAAACCCCCTGCGTCCTGGTGCCCGAGGCGATGCCGTCGGGATGCTCGGTTCTTTGCTGTGA
- a CDS encoding DUF6429 family protein, with product MATNKDKIDDAALALHDDNRAWKGMDWGVLGRLHEKGMIHDPVGKVKSVVFTNEGLERAKRLFKEMFEE from the coding sequence ATGGCCACCAACAAGGACAAGATCGACGACGCGGCGCTGGCTCTGCATGACGATAACCGGGCATGGAAAGGTATGGATTGGGGCGTTCTCGGCCGCCTGCACGAAAAAGGGATGATCCACGATCCCGTCGGTAAGGTGAAGTCGGTGGTTTTCACTAACGAGGGTCTGGAGCGGGCAAAGAGACTGTTCAAGGAAATGTTCGAGGAGTAG
- the thiS gene encoding sulfur carrier protein ThiS, translating to MRVTVNGEAREITSSRVDALLSELEYEGTHFAIAVNYDVLPKSRWAETVLKSGDEIEIITPRQGG from the coding sequence ATGCGTGTGACCGTCAACGGCGAAGCGCGGGAGATCACCTCTTCCCGCGTCGACGCCCTGCTTAGCGAACTCGAATACGAGGGCACGCATTTCGCGATCGCAGTGAATTACGACGTGCTGCCGAAAAGCCGCTGGGCGGAGACTGTGCTGAAGAGCGGCGATGAAATCGAGATCATCACGCCGCGGCAGGGAGGGTGA
- a CDS encoding helix-turn-helix domain-containing protein → MDCVCTPEISLPESQTLSPHEIVPMLIGSTVEAIERELVLQTLARCDGNRTHAARVLGLSVRTMRNKIRQYATDGIDIPAHS, encoded by the coding sequence GTGGACTGCGTCTGCACGCCCGAGATTTCGCTGCCGGAATCTCAAACCCTTTCACCCCACGAGATCGTGCCGATGCTGATCGGCTCCACAGTCGAGGCGATCGAGCGCGAGCTTGTGCTGCAGACACTGGCGCGCTGCGACGGCAATCGCACCCACGCCGCGCGCGTGCTCGGACTTTCGGTGCGCACGATGCGGAACAAGATCCGGCAGTATGCGACGGATGGGATCGACATTCCCGCGCACAGCTAG
- a CDS encoding toll/interleukin-1 receptor domain-containing protein, protein MRLFISWSGDLSRRIAERLFEWLPMVLQGVEPYMSSESIEKGARWSSHIGNELEEARFGLVVLTKENLSSRWLHFEAGAIAKSVEESRVAPLLFGIRPADVLQPLSQFQVTNFARDDVLKLLKSANLADEGVLMPEPRLTTLFEKLWPDLQEKIDAILREDGATKCVAARSTEEILEEVLALGREQAMALAHPDRLLGSSVDILINKVLSSYFESESSLSGRERNLVLALMGRWNALANRLLVHFERDDLALEADGIRRQLLQFRRYLDEANQAIISANAVPSLRRSSQN, encoded by the coding sequence ATGCGCTTATTTATAAGTTGGTCGGGCGATCTAAGCCGCCGAATTGCAGAACGGTTGTTCGAGTGGTTGCCCATGGTGCTGCAAGGCGTTGAGCCTTACATGTCATCAGAGTCTATCGAGAAAGGCGCGAGATGGTCGAGCCATATCGGAAATGAACTTGAAGAAGCTCGCTTTGGGCTAGTGGTTCTAACCAAAGAAAATCTTAGCTCGCGCTGGCTGCACTTTGAGGCAGGTGCGATTGCAAAGTCAGTAGAAGAGTCTCGAGTGGCTCCTCTGCTGTTTGGCATTCGTCCAGCGGACGTTCTTCAGCCCTTATCGCAATTTCAGGTTACTAATTTCGCCCGAGACGATGTCTTGAAGTTGCTCAAGTCGGCGAACCTTGCTGACGAGGGCGTATTGATGCCTGAACCACGCTTGACGACTCTGTTCGAAAAACTTTGGCCTGATCTGCAAGAAAAGATCGACGCAATCTTGCGTGAGGATGGAGCAACAAAGTGCGTAGCCGCACGCAGCACGGAAGAAATTCTAGAAGAAGTTCTAGCACTCGGGCGCGAGCAAGCCATGGCGCTGGCCCATCCGGACAGGCTGCTAGGTTCGTCTGTCGATATCTTGATCAACAAGGTATTGAGTTCATATTTCGAAAGCGAATCGTCCCTCAGTGGTCGAGAGCGCAACCTCGTTCTTGCTTTAATGGGACGATGGAACGCTCTTGCTAATCGGTTGCTCGTTCATTTTGAGAGAGATGATCTCGCGCTAGAGGCGGATGGTATCCGTCGTCAGCTTTTGCAATTTCGGCGTTATTTAGATGAAGCAAATCAAGCGATCATCTCAGCCAACGCAGTGCCCTCTTTGCGAAGATCAAGCCAAAACTAA